Proteins encoded together in one Halothermothrix orenii H 168 window:
- a CDS encoding Com family DNA-binding transcriptional regulator translates to MKQYRCKNCNRRLFDEELIKGKIKIKCPRCGQINILKRGTD, encoded by the coding sequence GTGAAACAGTACAGGTGCAAGAATTGTAACCGCAGATTATTTGATGAAGAATTAATAAAAGGCAAAATCAAAATAAAGTGTCCGAGATGTGGGCAAATAAATATATTAAAAAGAGGGACTGATTAA
- a CDS encoding TIM-barrel domain-containing protein, whose amino-acid sequence MHLDNYNVVFNILEGEVLHIQIQDKNNKSPFLRVTGGEKVLKSIDYHQVDSREIIPVSERYNLEINKDRESFKIFDKTRQKIVLESYDSFFRKVDEKQKGLSLSIKENELFTGLGQDVEGKLYIEDIERRCWNEWNGYDYLGSNSVPFYLSNQGYGLYLDTTYPSRFVFGKGEIQPKPIAHEVMAETPFDWEEKACVNAEDQLTILGWEEEQLDFYILLGDMAEIEQKYYQLTGKPSLLPKWSLGYIQCKNRYKSEEEILHIARKMREKGIPCDVIVIDWLWFKEFGDLYWDGENYSEKMAETIKKLKDMGIKILLAVHPFVDYSSKNYKELSEKGCLSKVPEGGRPYFDHTNPATKEAMWKFYQKLYDEGVAGWWTDMGEPESDLPGTQGYAGKREVYHNVYTLLWSKNIMEAQRENTGSRNFCLARTNALGIQNYNTAYWTGDIFATWEIYRRNIKALQTVSVSGQPYVCTDIGGFHTDERFTPELYVRWLQWGVFAGLFRVHGVKPENEPWSLGESNEKIIKKIIEFRYRFIPYIYEKMYQMQQNGEAFIRPLIYDYPQDEKAIEREYQYLFGDILVCPVVEPDVREIDVYLPAGKWYDFYKGTMYYGGETYKAYAPIDRIPLYVKDGSIILTTEPEEDVKDIYDKYQLLIYGEGSTTEYIYEDDGTSYGYEDGSYNLIKLEKKDNQLTVSTLQHKYKEENTNRELEIVYYKNNKKYTRTVDYTIGETINISLQEGKESNIQVVNVEMDVDVTHSEYNGDFYANLSIKNNLNEPQNLRIRIEKPDHYYVKAQIDLPESLDFSSNVKVEESAEYLYRKIQVEDTYTSVFPFKPFKDKMPQQEKIEVAIEDQRTGKVLDKKIITLGNGYLKNWRYAVSKYEEIDKDDLNFAPALDSNPWGYIYLYKYLNMQENGINPVDFIEIIQKIGYGYARVNILSPENKKAYLRIRADEGSTFYLNGEKIHENSRYTIEEDILIELEKGVNLLEANVQWKSPRPFTGREFGLSAQVLTLDKEIDETVKSF is encoded by the coding sequence ATGCACCTGGACAACTATAATGTTGTTTTCAATATTCTTGAAGGTGAAGTGTTGCATATTCAAATTCAGGATAAAAATAATAAATCACCCTTTTTAAGGGTAACAGGGGGAGAGAAAGTTCTTAAATCAATCGATTATCATCAGGTTGATAGTCGGGAGATAATCCCTGTTTCAGAAAGGTATAATCTTGAAATAAATAAAGACAGAGAAAGTTTTAAAATATTTGATAAAACCCGTCAGAAGATTGTATTAGAGAGTTATGACAGCTTTTTCCGCAAGGTAGATGAGAAGCAAAAAGGCCTTTCTCTGTCCATTAAAGAAAATGAGCTTTTTACAGGGCTGGGGCAGGATGTAGAGGGCAAGTTATATATAGAGGATATTGAAAGAAGATGCTGGAATGAGTGGAATGGGTACGATTATCTTGGATCCAACTCGGTACCTTTTTATTTATCCAATCAGGGTTATGGCCTTTATTTAGATACAACCTATCCTTCCCGTTTTGTTTTCGGAAAAGGAGAGATCCAGCCAAAACCAATTGCCCATGAAGTAATGGCTGAAACTCCTTTTGACTGGGAAGAGAAGGCCTGTGTAAATGCTGAAGATCAATTAACTATTCTGGGCTGGGAAGAGGAACAGTTGGATTTTTATATCTTATTGGGAGATATGGCTGAAATTGAACAAAAGTATTACCAGCTGACAGGTAAACCCAGTCTTTTGCCCAAATGGTCATTGGGATATATCCAGTGTAAAAATAGATATAAGAGTGAAGAAGAAATTTTACACATTGCCAGAAAAATGAGGGAAAAGGGAATACCCTGTGATGTTATTGTTATTGACTGGCTCTGGTTTAAAGAATTTGGAGATTTATACTGGGATGGGGAAAACTACTCAGAAAAGATGGCTGAAACCATCAAAAAACTTAAGGATATGGGTATTAAAATTTTACTGGCTGTCCATCCTTTTGTCGATTATTCCAGTAAAAATTATAAAGAATTGAGTGAAAAAGGTTGCCTGTCAAAGGTACCCGAGGGGGGGCGGCCTTATTTCGACCATACTAATCCTGCTACCAAGGAGGCCATGTGGAAGTTTTATCAAAAGCTATATGATGAAGGTGTAGCTGGATGGTGGACAGATATGGGTGAACCAGAATCAGACTTACCTGGTACACAAGGATATGCCGGTAAAAGAGAGGTCTACCATAATGTCTATACCCTGCTATGGAGTAAAAATATCATGGAAGCCCAGCGGGAAAATACCGGAAGCCGAAATTTCTGTCTGGCCCGTACCAATGCCCTGGGGATACAGAATTACAATACCGCATACTGGACAGGGGATATCTTTGCTACCTGGGAAATTTATCGTCGTAACATTAAGGCCCTTCAGACTGTCTCTGTGTCCGGACAACCATATGTTTGTACTGATATAGGTGGTTTCCATACCGATGAACGCTTTACTCCGGAATTATATGTTCGCTGGTTGCAGTGGGGTGTATTTGCCGGGTTATTCAGGGTCCATGGTGTTAAACCCGAAAATGAACCCTGGTCTCTGGGAGAATCTAATGAAAAGATCATTAAGAAGATAATCGAATTTAGATACAGGTTTATTCCCTATATTTATGAAAAGATGTATCAAATGCAGCAAAACGGCGAAGCATTTATTAGACCCCTGATTTATGATTACCCACAGGATGAAAAAGCTATAGAAAGGGAGTATCAGTATCTCTTTGGGGATATACTGGTCTGCCCTGTAGTTGAACCTGATGTCAGGGAGATCGATGTATATCTGCCGGCTGGAAAATGGTATGATTTCTATAAAGGGACAATGTATTATGGAGGAGAAACCTATAAGGCATATGCACCTATTGACAGGATACCTCTTTATGTAAAAGACGGCAGTATTATTCTTACTACAGAACCGGAAGAAGATGTAAAAGATATTTATGATAAATATCAGTTGTTAATCTATGGAGAGGGTTCAACAACAGAATACATTTATGAAGATGACGGAACAAGTTATGGTTATGAAGATGGTAGTTATAATCTCATAAAACTGGAGAAAAAAGATAACCAGTTAACAGTAAGCACCCTGCAGCATAAATATAAAGAAGAAAATACAAACAGGGAATTAGAAATTGTATATTATAAAAACAATAAAAAATATACCAGGACAGTTGACTATACCATTGGTGAGACTATTAACATATCTTTACAGGAAGGAAAAGAAAGTAATATACAAGTGGTTAATGTAGAAATGGATGTTGATGTCACCCATTCAGAGTATAATGGTGACTTTTATGCCAACTTATCTATTAAAAACAATTTAAATGAACCACAGAATTTAAGAATTAGAATTGAAAAACCAGACCATTATTATGTAAAAGCACAAATCGATCTACCTGAATCCCTTGATTTCTCCAGTAATGTTAAAGTGGAAGAGTCTGCAGAATATCTATATCGTAAAATTCAGGTTGAAGATACTTATACTTCAGTTTTCCCCTTTAAACCTTTTAAAGATAAAATGCCTCAGCAAGAGAAGATTGAGGTAGCTATAGAAGATCAGAGGACAGGTAAGGTTCTGGATAAAAAGATAATAACCCTGGGAAATGGTTATTTGAAAAACTGGCGCTATGCTGTTTCCAAATATGAGGAGATTGATAAGGATGACTTAAATTTTGCACCGGCCTTAGATTCAAACCCCTGGGGTTATATTTACCTGTATAAATACCTGAATATGCAGGAAAACGGTATAAACCCTGTTGATTTTATAGAAATTATCCAGAAAATTGGTTATGGTTATGCCCGGGTAAATATTCTGTCACCGGAAAATAAAAAAGCTTACTTACGTATCAGAGCAGATGAAGGGTCTACTTTCTATCTCAATGGAGAAAAAATACATGAAAATTCCCGATATACTATCGAAGAAGATATTTTAATTGAACTTGAAAAAGGTGTAAATTTACTGGAAGCTAATGTTCAGTGGAAATCTCCCCGTCCTTTTACTGGAAGGGAATTTGGTCTGTCAGCCCAGGTTCTTACCCTGGACAAAGAGATAGATGAGACTGTCAAGAGTTTCTAA
- a CDS encoding GIY-YIG nuclease family protein, translating to MLLKEILDIRGLTNYKIKLVRHNVNREYIKKIMNNGNFNLYQSVHKTNIFKGYDYIITFTNLERTKASLYGVYKVKGVEKIQELPEEICFIKEPESWDKGPFYKYRIEEVNLLSDLKKRLVIDWGAATRSWHQKKLNKEVIEIFPVGFVKTFPGYQNVILSFKELSRIVNNPDSNREWKSALSSVYGVYLILDITDGKQYVGSAYGEEGIWGRWKCYVKTKHGNNKLLIDLLKSDPDRYKHFQFSILDILPITSMKEEVINLESITKEKLGSNVFGLNAN from the coding sequence ATGTTATTAAAAGAAATACTGGATATAAGAGGGCTTACTAATTATAAAATTAAACTGGTTAGACATAATGTTAATAGAGAATATATTAAAAAAATAATGAACAATGGAAACTTTAATTTATATCAATCTGTACATAAAACAAATATATTTAAAGGTTATGATTATATTATAACTTTTACCAACTTGGAGAGAACAAAAGCATCACTTTATGGGGTATATAAAGTAAAAGGAGTCGAGAAAATTCAGGAATTACCTGAAGAAATTTGTTTTATTAAAGAACCTGAATCCTGGGATAAAGGTCCTTTTTATAAATATAGAATAGAAGAAGTTAATTTATTATCTGACCTGAAAAAAAGGCTAGTAATTGACTGGGGGGCGGCTACTCGTTCCTGGCACCAGAAAAAATTAAATAAAGAAGTAATAGAAATATTTCCTGTAGGTTTTGTTAAAACTTTTCCTGGATACCAAAATGTTATTTTATCTTTTAAAGAACTATCTAGAATAGTAAATAATCCTGATTCAAATAGGGAATGGAAATCAGCTTTATCTAGTGTTTACGGAGTATATCTTATTTTAGATATTACTGATGGAAAGCAGTATGTAGGTTCTGCCTATGGAGAAGAAGGTATTTGGGGTAGGTGGAAATGTTATGTTAAAACAAAACATGGTAATAATAAATTATTAATAGATTTACTTAAATCAGATCCAGATAGATACAAACATTTTCAGTTCAGCATTTTAGATATTCTTCCTATTACTTCAATGAAAGAAGAGGTTATTAACCTTGAATCAATAACTAAGGAAAAACTGGGCTCAAATGTCTTTGGGCTGAATGCAAATTAG
- a CDS encoding AraC family transcriptional regulator: protein MEILIAKVKEMNQDLQELKNKKEIIEQFIFTLENNNHRNLCKALEILQRKYTAIKNGMKQVEKKSREGEGELKRLTDSEVRIVELKPVWVASYRAEAESPEPRAWEVIFKWAKKYNLLQLPGTRFFGFDNPSPTPDKAVYGYEFWVTIPHKNFNIPEEMKIRKFSGGLYAVTNTNFREFDVGERWKQLYKWVKESEFSYREGICLEEHITLTGYNLDINTVQLDLYEPIKP from the coding sequence GTGGAAATACTTATTGCAAAAGTAAAAGAAATGAACCAGGACCTCCAGGAACTTAAAAACAAAAAGGAAATAATTGAACAATTTATCTTTACACTAGAAAATAATAATCACAGAAATCTCTGCAAAGCCCTGGAAATCCTTCAGAGAAAATACACAGCTATAAAAAATGGGATGAAACAGGTTGAAAAAAAATCCAGGGAAGGTGAGGGTGAATTGAAAAGATTGACTGATTCTGAAGTTAGAATTGTTGAGTTAAAACCGGTGTGGGTTGCTTCTTATCGTGCTGAAGCTGAATCACCTGAACCCAGGGCCTGGGAAGTAATATTCAAGTGGGCAAAGAAGTATAATTTACTCCAGCTTCCAGGTACCCGTTTTTTTGGATTCGATAATCCTTCCCCCACGCCCGACAAAGCAGTTTATGGTTATGAATTCTGGGTTACTATCCCGCACAAAAATTTTAACATTCCTGAAGAGATGAAAATCAGAAAATTTTCCGGAGGTCTATACGCTGTTACCAACACAAACTTCAGAGAATTTGATGTTGGTGAAAGGTGGAAACAATTATATAAGTGGGTTAAAGAAAGTGAATTCAGTTATCGGGAAGGAATTTGTCTTGAAGAACATATTACTCTCACCGGTTATAATTTAGATATTAATACCGTTCAGCTTGACCTTTATGAACCCATCAAACCATAG
- a CDS encoding head maturation protease, ClpP-related has translation MSKNTLFKVFNESDNNAAEIYLHGPIRNPLPDEDEEDVITLKEVRNKLNKITADKIIVHLNSTGGDLFQSVAIHNLFKDHKAEIIMINDGIAASGGSIILMAGDKIKFYPNSIMMIHAAHTITYGDAKYHREVARKLDKIDKSLKENYSQRFTGAEKELEKLIQEETWLTAKEAKEKGFCDEIISDNTEESRAENKSNNLFMNMKTNSNIKGKLMKKYGSRNNKSLLNKLGGNK, from the coding sequence ATGAGTAAAAATACCCTTTTTAAAGTCTTTAATGAGAGTGATAATAACGCTGCAGAGATTTATTTGCATGGCCCGATCAGAAACCCTCTTCCAGATGAAGACGAAGAAGATGTTATAACCTTGAAAGAAGTAAGGAATAAGTTAAATAAAATAACTGCCGACAAAATAATAGTACACCTAAACAGTACAGGCGGGGATTTATTTCAGTCAGTTGCTATTCATAACCTGTTTAAGGATCATAAGGCAGAAATAATAATGATAAATGATGGTATAGCAGCAAGTGGAGGAAGTATTATCTTAATGGCCGGGGACAAGATTAAATTCTACCCAAACAGTATAATGATGATCCACGCTGCCCACACAATAACTTATGGTGATGCAAAATATCACAGAGAAGTTGCCAGGAAATTAGATAAGATAGATAAGTCTCTAAAGGAAAATTATTCTCAAAGATTTACTGGGGCTGAAAAAGAATTAGAAAAGCTTATCCAGGAAGAAACCTGGCTTACAGCTAAAGAGGCCAAAGAAAAAGGGTTTTGTGATGAAATAATAAGTGATAACACAGAAGAAAGCAGGGCAGAAAATAAGAGTAATAATCTATTTATGAATATGAAGACAAATAGCAATATTAAGGGTAAACTAATGAAGAAATATGGTAGTAGAAATAATAAATCATTACTCAATAAGCTAGGAGGCAATAAGTAA
- a CDS encoding MerR family DNA-binding transcriptional regulator: MIRIGKLAEMFNISGRTLRYYEEVNLLQSRRIGQSRYRYYDQKTIKP, encoded by the coding sequence TTGATAAGGATTGGCAAACTGGCTGAAATGTTTAACATATCCGGTAGAACTCTGAGATATTATGAAGAAGTAAACCTGCTACAAAGCAGAAGAATAGGTCAATCCAGATATAGATACTATGACCAAAAAACCATAAAACCTTAA
- a CDS encoding ERCC4 domain-containing protein: MQALPYRYTKTELKELLKSLTVIIDTREQKNQHITDYLDDKGIPYKTKKLNFGDYSFYLPEQPELGIQRPMYFNNEIVIERKRSLNELSNNFTHDRAQFENELIRASNSKFILLVENVKGYQNIIKHNYRTDYKPKSYIATLHAYRARYNLEIIFIDPAYSGNFIYYTFYYWLREYLK; encoded by the coding sequence ATGCAGGCCTTACCCTATAGATATACCAAAACAGAACTTAAAGAATTATTAAAGAGCCTTACAGTAATTATTGATACCAGGGAACAGAAAAACCAGCATATAACTGATTACCTGGACGATAAAGGGATCCCTTATAAAACCAAAAAATTAAATTTTGGTGATTATTCATTTTACCTTCCAGAGCAGCCGGAATTAGGCATACAGCGGCCGATGTACTTCAATAATGAAATAGTGATTGAGCGTAAACGGTCCTTGAATGAACTAAGCAATAACTTTACCCATGACAGGGCCCAATTTGAAAATGAACTTATCCGGGCCAGTAATAGTAAATTTATTTTATTAGTTGAGAATGTTAAAGGATACCAGAATATTATAAAACATAACTACCGAACAGATTATAAACCTAAATCTTATATAGCAACCCTCCATGCATATAGGGCTAGATATAACCTAGAGATAATATTTATAGACCCGGCCTATTCAGGGAACTTTATCTATTACACCTTTTATTATTGGCTTAGAGAATACTTAAAATAG
- a CDS encoding helix-turn-helix domain-containing protein encodes MKKEKARQWQNEPLLLDAKDLQRILRINKNHIYRLFKQASFPSIQIGKRYVIEKNNFREWLNQQSRKNEFISSYKTLTPDEQKLYEKAFWEAVKFLKDREAEQHDRREKVAKLFSETG; translated from the coding sequence ATGAAAAAAGAAAAGGCAAGGCAATGGCAAAATGAGCCTCTTCTCTTAGACGCAAAAGATCTCCAGCGAATATTAAGGATTAACAAAAACCATATATACCGGCTATTTAAGCAGGCCTCATTCCCTTCAATACAAATAGGGAAAAGATATGTAATAGAGAAAAATAACTTCAGGGAATGGCTAAACCAGCAAAGCCGGAAAAATGAATTTATCAGCAGCTATAAAACATTAACTCCAGATGAGCAAAAACTTTATGAGAAAGCATTCTGGGAAGCGGTTAAATTCTTGAAGGATCGGGAGGCAGAACAACATGACAGAAGAGAAAAAGTTGCAAAACTTTTTAGCGAAACTGGATAA
- a CDS encoding P27 family phage terminase small subunit, with translation MTANKREQIKRDLLDQLDEETAQKRHFRDLVDDYLQLWDIKNMLIKDIKERGVVVEYNHGGGQSGFKKNDSINELKKVHYQMIKILKTLSIESSPKEKEVEIPEM, from the coding sequence ATGACAGCTAATAAACGGGAACAAATTAAACGTGATTTACTGGATCAGCTAGATGAAGAAACAGCACAAAAGCGACATTTCCGGGATTTAGTCGATGACTACCTGCAATTATGGGATATCAAGAATATGTTAATTAAGGACATCAAAGAACGAGGCGTTGTGGTTGAATACAATCACGGCGGCGGCCAGTCTGGTTTTAAGAAAAACGATAGTATTAACGAGCTTAAGAAAGTCCATTACCAGATGATTAAGATATTAAAAACCCTCTCTATTGAAAGTAGCCCGAAGGAAAAAGAAGTTGAAATACCAGAAATGTAA
- a CDS encoding DUF3987 domain-containing protein, with amino-acid sequence MTEEKKLQNFLAKLDKVKKKGPDQWQARCPAHEDKVESLSVSRGDNKINFHCHAGCSGKDILRAMGLNWSDIYFDDEPGKKKKSKVVKEYIYRDENGRPLHKTLRTANKDFLQKRYENGKWKWGLKGVRTVLYKLEEVKEAINNNDVVYLVEGEKDADNLHKIGLTGTCNPLGAGKWKPGYTETLKGARVVILPDNDKPGKKHARNIAKELHGKAKLVKILELPGLDKKEDVSDWLDKGGTKEKLLQLVKDCPEWKPGINNWPDPLPFNNFDVKPIPVNILPNWLSDFAINLAEFTQTPIDMSIMLIISALGTALANKGVVQIRKGYTEPLNIWTCTVLPAGNRKSPVFKKIMKPILDYEERKREEIEPERRHALKEKSILEDQLKQKEKIAGNAKDQAKRKQIMQEIFNLDDEIQEMEIPTLPRLVASDVTTEKLAKLMEDNNGRIAILSPEGDIFKLMAGRYSKNGAANFDNYKKAWTGGEPIRDDRMARKGTYVKNPALTQGLTVQPVILEDLKEKKAFKGEGILGRFLYAIPESPVGSRKVGNEVPELSDIAVMRYQKGLSALLHTRPAGENKNGEWEPHIIKLSPEALEVRYEFERDIEKELGPEGKLHNIADWGSKLVGNITRVAGLLHIAGQTDAQKGQATRDIWNKPIGPETMKKAVKLGYSLIEHALKVYDLLDTDPEIELARYVLKRIMRGKEMEKAEELPKDKDTLDKSILMELCKGKKEIKRPDDLKEPLKLLAELNYITIVERETEGRGRNPSPLIKLNPKVHSINSIKKDTEYNKSNKSNKSNITPEIKKDENGVIIEGMI; translated from the coding sequence ATGACAGAAGAGAAAAAGTTGCAAAACTTTTTAGCGAAACTGGATAAAGTAAAAAAGAAAGGACCCGATCAATGGCAGGCCAGGTGTCCAGCCCATGAAGATAAGGTGGAAAGTCTGTCAGTCTCCAGGGGAGATAATAAGATAAATTTTCATTGTCATGCAGGTTGTTCAGGAAAAGATATTTTGAGAGCAATGGGTTTAAACTGGAGCGACATTTATTTTGATGATGAACCGGGCAAGAAGAAAAAATCAAAGGTTGTTAAGGAATACATTTACAGAGATGAGAATGGCCGGCCTCTTCATAAAACTTTAAGAACTGCAAATAAAGACTTCCTTCAGAAAAGATACGAAAACGGCAAGTGGAAGTGGGGATTAAAAGGAGTCAGAACTGTATTATATAAGCTAGAAGAGGTTAAAGAGGCGATTAATAATAATGATGTAGTTTACCTTGTTGAAGGCGAAAAAGACGCAGATAACTTGCATAAAATTGGATTAACCGGGACTTGTAATCCTTTAGGGGCAGGTAAATGGAAACCGGGATATACCGAAACACTCAAAGGGGCCCGGGTTGTTATTCTTCCAGATAACGATAAGCCAGGTAAGAAACACGCAAGGAACATCGCAAAAGAACTGCACGGAAAGGCAAAATTAGTTAAAATCCTAGAGCTGCCTGGATTAGACAAAAAAGAAGATGTTTCAGATTGGTTAGATAAAGGTGGAACGAAGGAAAAGTTACTGCAATTAGTGAAAGATTGCCCGGAATGGAAGCCAGGTATTAATAATTGGCCCGATCCTCTTCCATTTAATAATTTTGATGTAAAGCCTATTCCAGTAAATATATTACCTAACTGGTTAAGCGATTTTGCAATAAATTTAGCTGAATTTACTCAAACTCCCATTGATATGAGTATAATGTTAATTATTTCAGCATTAGGAACAGCCTTAGCTAATAAAGGAGTAGTCCAGATTAGAAAAGGATATACAGAGCCGTTAAATATCTGGACATGCACGGTGCTCCCGGCAGGGAATAGAAAAAGCCCTGTATTTAAGAAAATAATGAAACCTATTTTGGATTATGAGGAAAGAAAACGGGAAGAGATAGAGCCGGAACGCAGGCACGCATTAAAAGAAAAGTCAATACTGGAAGACCAGTTAAAACAAAAAGAAAAAATAGCTGGTAATGCTAAAGACCAGGCTAAAAGAAAACAGATAATGCAAGAAATCTTTAATCTTGATGATGAAATACAGGAAATGGAGATCCCGACATTACCCAGGTTAGTTGCAAGTGATGTTACTACCGAAAAATTAGCAAAGTTGATGGAAGACAATAATGGCCGGATTGCAATATTAAGTCCAGAAGGAGATATATTTAAGTTAATGGCCGGCAGGTATAGTAAAAACGGTGCAGCAAATTTTGATAATTATAAAAAGGCCTGGACAGGTGGAGAACCTATCAGAGATGACCGCATGGCCCGTAAAGGTACTTATGTTAAAAACCCTGCATTAACGCAAGGATTAACAGTCCAGCCTGTTATATTAGAAGATTTGAAGGAGAAAAAAGCCTTTAAGGGTGAAGGTATTTTGGGAAGGTTTTTATATGCTATCCCTGAAAGCCCGGTTGGTAGCAGAAAAGTAGGAAATGAAGTCCCTGAATTATCTGATATAGCCGTTATGAGATATCAAAAAGGATTATCAGCATTACTTCATACAAGGCCAGCGGGAGAAAATAAAAACGGGGAATGGGAGCCGCATATTATTAAACTAAGCCCAGAGGCTTTAGAGGTTAGATATGAATTTGAAAGAGATATCGAAAAGGAATTAGGCCCAGAAGGGAAACTCCATAATATTGCTGATTGGGGAAGCAAACTTGTAGGAAATATAACTAGAGTGGCTGGATTGCTTCATATAGCCGGCCAGACAGACGCACAAAAAGGCCAGGCAACCAGGGATATATGGAATAAACCCATTGGCCCTGAAACTATGAAAAAGGCAGTTAAATTAGGATACTCCCTTATTGAGCATGCATTAAAAGTATATGATTTACTGGATACAGATCCAGAAATAGAATTAGCCCGATATGTATTAAAAAGAATAATGAGGGGTAAGGAAATGGAAAAGGCAGAGGAATTACCTAAAGACAAAGATACATTAGATAAATCAATCCTTATGGAATTATGTAAAGGCAAAAAAGAAATAAAAAGGCCAGATGATTTAAAGGAACCATTAAAATTATTAGCAGAACTTAATTATATTACAATAGTGGAAAGAGAAACAGAGGGAAGAGGCAGAAACCCTTCTCCATTAATAAAATTAAACCCTAAAGTACATTCGATAAATTCGATAAAAAAAGATACTGAATATAATAAATCGAATAAATCGAATAAATCGAATATAACTCCAGAAATAAAAAAAGATGAAAATGGAGTTATAATCGAAGGGATGATATAA
- a CDS encoding tyrosine-type recombinase/integrase — protein MARGAGEGTIVKRKDGLWQGAVTIGTDPQTGKQKRKYFYGKTKKEVAKKMTELKMKLFNGTYSEPSEMKLIDWLHRWIEGRKSTLAYSTYRNYKVMINNHLADDIGETKLKDLKARQVQELLNDKLEKGKVYGEGGLSPRTVKYIYSTLHTALEQAVKENMIPRNICKAVEVPKKQEEKKLHTWNKKQVNIFLKAARDYKYFILHYLALNTGMRRGELLGLQWKDIDMEKKRIEVKRQLARTDEGLIFKKVKTKSGNRTIPITDNVVRELKRHQIKQGEKRLALGEAYNKKADLVASNGIGNPIDPRNLVRDFKDIIEETGLPEIRYHDLRHTFATLFLEAKGPIKTLQQILGHSSITVTIDTYSHVTEEMLIEAERKMETMFKVIGNDKE, from the coding sequence ATGGCCCGAGGAGCTGGGGAAGGAACTATTGTTAAACGTAAAGATGGCCTATGGCAGGGAGCCGTTACAATTGGGACAGATCCGCAGACCGGGAAACAGAAGCGTAAATATTTTTATGGCAAGACTAAAAAAGAAGTTGCAAAGAAAATGACAGAATTAAAGATGAAACTGTTTAACGGTACATATTCAGAACCTAGCGAAATGAAGTTAATAGATTGGCTTCACAGGTGGATTGAAGGCCGGAAGTCCACATTAGCATATAGCACATACAGAAACTATAAAGTTATGATTAACAACCATTTGGCCGATGATATAGGGGAAACAAAACTAAAAGATTTGAAGGCCCGGCAGGTGCAGGAATTACTTAATGATAAATTGGAGAAGGGTAAAGTTTATGGGGAAGGTGGTTTATCCCCCAGAACCGTTAAATATATCTATTCTACATTACACACAGCGCTTGAGCAGGCAGTCAAGGAGAATATGATACCACGTAACATTTGTAAAGCCGTTGAGGTCCCTAAAAAGCAGGAAGAAAAGAAGCTGCATACCTGGAATAAGAAACAGGTTAACATATTCCTGAAGGCAGCCAGAGACTACAAATATTTTATTCTTCATTACCTTGCATTAAATACCGGCATGAGAAGAGGGGAATTATTAGGCCTGCAATGGAAGGATATTGACATGGAGAAAAAGCGAATTGAGGTAAAACGACAGTTGGCCCGGACAGATGAAGGACTGATTTTCAAAAAAGTAAAGACAAAATCAGGTAATAGGACCATACCAATAACTGATAATGTAGTAAGGGAATTAAAACGACATCAAATAAAGCAGGGTGAAAAACGGTTAGCATTGGGAGAAGCATACAATAAAAAAGCAGATTTAGTTGCAAGTAATGGAATAGGTAACCCGATAGATCCCCGGAATTTAGTAAGAGATTTTAAGGATATAATAGAGGAAACTGGATTACCTGAAATAAGGTATCATGATTTAAGGCATACCTTTGCTACTCTATTCCTGGAAGCGAAAGGGCCAATTAAAACCCTGCAGCAGATATTAGGACACTCTTCCATTACAGTAACAATTGACACTTATTCACACGTAACAGAGGAAATGCTAATTGAAGCAGAACGGAAAATGGAAACTATGTTTAAGGTTATTGGTAATGATAAAGAGTAA